From a single Nocardioides panacis genomic region:
- a CDS encoding carbohydrate ABC transporter permease: MKLSSVSRQLLLFAVTIAALAPLTFMLLTSLKTPQDYADHPLGLPSSPTLSNYVSAVTDVPTLRWALNSLVVTVVAVLVSSTIAALAAYAVAFGRFRGRSIVLSSSIGFIMVPPVVLLLPMFVVMVNLHLVNRLWSVMLFYSCLLVPFAMFFLVNFFQTVPRELIEASVMDGAGPLRTLRSVVLPLSRPALVTIAVVNAVWAWNELLVALVFLQDESQRTLMAGLTLLQGRYVSNQPLVLAVAVLSIVPVAVFYLFTQRSFVRGLTAGMGK; encoded by the coding sequence GTGAAGCTTTCCAGCGTCTCGCGCCAGCTCCTGCTGTTCGCGGTCACCATCGCGGCACTCGCGCCGCTTACCTTCATGCTGCTCACGAGTCTGAAGACACCGCAGGACTACGCCGACCACCCGTTGGGGCTGCCGAGCTCTCCGACCCTGAGCAACTACGTGAGCGCTGTGACGGACGTGCCCACGTTGCGCTGGGCGCTCAACAGCCTCGTGGTGACGGTCGTGGCGGTGCTCGTGTCGAGCACGATCGCCGCCCTCGCGGCGTACGCCGTCGCTTTCGGTCGCTTCCGCGGACGCTCGATCGTGCTCAGCAGTTCCATCGGGTTCATCATGGTGCCGCCGGTGGTGCTGCTGCTGCCGATGTTCGTGGTGATGGTGAACCTTCACCTGGTCAACCGGCTGTGGTCGGTGATGCTCTTCTACTCGTGCCTGCTGGTCCCGTTCGCGATGTTCTTCCTGGTGAACTTCTTCCAGACCGTGCCGCGAGAGCTGATCGAGGCATCCGTCATGGACGGTGCCGGCCCGTTGCGGACGTTGCGCTCGGTTGTCCTGCCGCTGTCCCGCCCCGCCTTGGTGACCATCGCCGTGGTCAACGCCGTCTGGGCCTGGAACGAGCTGCTCGTCGCGCTGGTCTTCCTGCAGGACGAGTCGCAGCGGACCCTGATGGCAGGGCTCACGCTGCTGCAGGGCCGGTACGTCAGCAACCAGCCGTTGGTCCTCGCCGTTGCGGTGCTCTCGATCGTGCCCGTGGCCGTGTTCTACCTGTTCACCCAGCGGTCCTTCGTCCGCGGTCTCACAGCAGGGATGGGTAAGTGA
- a CDS encoding carbohydrate ABC transporter permease yields MATSSWRFAVDHHDATRARRRSLAKRWLGETPESWGFVLPAAVIIIGLSIIPMIWSLVLSMQSADLVTPARWIGLQNYRVLSKDPNFRAACIHTLIYAGLFVPLSIGGGLGLAVMLNRKIRFIGLYRTLVFVPFVISAAAQGVLFSFIFDAHFGIANAVLGWFGVPPQGFFADSNQALLLLVVIGLWSGLGFCVVVYLAGLQDIQQELLEAAAIDGARSWGTFRYVVWPTLKPITIFLSVWETLQALQVFDLVFVTTRGGPLESTTVIVFFVWNQAFQLFTAGYAAAGAYVLAFSLLIVSIGMRLIRRHQEVDAR; encoded by the coding sequence ATGGCCACATCGTCCTGGCGCTTCGCCGTCGACCACCACGACGCAACCCGTGCGCGGCGCCGGTCCCTGGCGAAGCGGTGGCTGGGCGAGACCCCGGAGTCGTGGGGGTTCGTGCTGCCGGCGGCCGTGATCATCATCGGTCTCAGCATCATCCCGATGATCTGGTCGCTCGTGCTGTCCATGCAGTCGGCGGACCTTGTGACTCCGGCTCGGTGGATCGGCCTGCAGAACTACCGGGTCCTGTCGAAGGACCCGAACTTCCGGGCCGCCTGCATCCACACCCTCATCTACGCGGGTTTGTTCGTCCCGCTCAGCATCGGCGGCGGCCTGGGGCTGGCGGTGATGCTCAACCGGAAGATCCGGTTCATCGGGCTGTACCGCACCCTGGTGTTCGTCCCGTTCGTCATCTCCGCCGCGGCCCAGGGCGTGCTGTTCTCGTTCATCTTCGACGCTCATTTCGGCATCGCCAACGCCGTGCTGGGGTGGTTCGGCGTCCCGCCCCAAGGGTTCTTCGCAGACAGCAACCAGGCCCTGCTGCTGCTGGTCGTCATCGGGCTTTGGAGCGGCCTGGGATTCTGCGTCGTGGTGTACCTCGCGGGGCTGCAGGACATCCAGCAAGAGCTGCTCGAGGCGGCGGCGATCGACGGGGCTCGCTCGTGGGGAACGTTCCGTTACGTCGTCTGGCCCACCCTCAAACCGATCACGATCTTCCTGTCCGTGTGGGAGACCCTGCAGGCCCTCCAGGTCTTCGACCTGGTCTTCGTCACCACCCGCGGCGGCCCGCTGGAGTCCACGACCGTAATCGTGTTCTTTGTCTGGAACCAGGCCTTCCAGTTATTCACCGCGGGGTACGCCGCAGCGGGGGCGTACGTCCTGGCCTTCAGCCTGCTCATCGTGAGCATCGGCATGAGACTGATCCGTCGACACCAGGAGGTGGACGCGCGATGA
- a CDS encoding carbohydrate kinase family protein: MSADRPGVDILVMGEINPDIVVTGVPPLSFGQREDVTGPTSMTIGSSVAISASGLARLGTATALVGVIGDDAFGDFMLASLQRRGVDVSLVRTVPGGRTGSSVILVRRDDANDRQILTDAGVMGDLRAADLSASELRRARHLHIGSWFLHSGAVQDLPALLAEARRLGLSTSVDPNDDPAQRWDSHLPSALPHVETLFCNEAEAHGVARAAGWDGAGSRHRAARYLLRRLAPGGSVVLKCGAEGAFAHTANETLHVAAPAAEVVDTVGAGDSLAAGFLSARLEGRDLSEALRVGVASGTLSTRRSGGVEAQPTADEAHALARGLTCLAHLNADEPLTGSSTNDPRNAQ; encoded by the coding sequence GTGAGCGCGGACCGACCCGGGGTCGACATCCTGGTGATGGGCGAGATCAACCCCGACATCGTCGTCACCGGGGTCCCTCCTCTGTCGTTCGGCCAGCGCGAGGACGTGACAGGGCCGACCTCGATGACGATCGGGAGCTCGGTCGCCATCAGCGCCTCGGGGTTGGCCCGTCTCGGCACGGCGACGGCTCTCGTGGGCGTGATCGGTGACGACGCCTTCGGCGACTTCATGCTTGCCAGCCTCCAGCGGCGCGGCGTCGACGTGAGCCTCGTCCGCACCGTCCCCGGTGGCAGGACCGGCTCGTCGGTGATTCTGGTGCGACGTGACGACGCAAACGACCGGCAGATCCTCACGGACGCCGGCGTGATGGGGGATCTGCGCGCCGCGGACCTGTCCGCGAGCGAGCTACGGCGGGCACGTCACCTGCACATCGGCTCCTGGTTCCTGCACAGCGGTGCGGTCCAGGACCTCCCCGCGCTGCTCGCCGAGGCCAGGCGGCTTGGACTGTCCACCTCGGTCGACCCGAACGACGACCCCGCGCAGCGGTGGGACTCGCACCTGCCTAGCGCGCTGCCTCATGTGGAGACGCTGTTCTGCAACGAGGCTGAGGCTCACGGCGTCGCCCGAGCGGCCGGTTGGGACGGGGCCGGGTCCCGCCACCGGGCGGCCCGCTACCTGCTGCGGCGGCTCGCCCCAGGCGGCTCCGTGGTGCTCAAGTGCGGCGCCGAGGGCGCGTTCGCACATACCGCGAACGAGACGCTCCACGTTGCCGCCCCGGCCGCCGAGGTCGTCGACACCGTCGGGGCAGGTGACAGCCTGGCGGCGGGGTTCCTGTCCGCCCGGCTCGAGGGCCGCGACCTGTCGGAGGCGCTGCGCGTCGGCGTCGCGAGCGGCACCCTGTCCACGCGCCGGAGCGGCGGTGTGGAGGCGCAGCCGACGGCCGACGAGGCGCACGCGCTCGCTCGTGGGCTGACCTGCCTGGCCCACCTGAACGCCGACGAGCCGCTCACCGGCTCGTCCACCAACGACCCGAGGAATGCACAGTGA
- a CDS encoding phytanoyl-CoA dioxygenase family protein produces the protein MTQGPFDLADYRERGFAVLRGVLDESECEEARLESDRLMWLCDADRETYGPRLELEVDHLTPEDRRHMDRVIRKIEPISDISDFFRQMAIRETITRPARAVFDDDVRLFEDKLNLKLPGGSPYPWHQDWPCCWRAQTDELITCFVYLDDADLTNGCLHVIPGSHQGRPIHPFKGNGHFEVDPSTVDASLAVPVPLAAGDMIVFDPYLLHFSDLNRGTVPRRAIIYTYYPARLGSVNQDRFPSLTDQIS, from the coding sequence ATGACCCAGGGCCCGTTTGACCTCGCCGACTACCGCGAGCGCGGCTTCGCCGTGCTGCGCGGTGTTCTTGACGAGTCGGAGTGCGAGGAGGCCCGACTCGAGTCGGACCGTCTGATGTGGTTGTGCGACGCCGACCGCGAGACGTACGGGCCTCGACTGGAGCTAGAGGTCGACCACCTCACTCCCGAGGACCGTCGACACATGGATCGGGTCATCCGCAAGATCGAGCCGATCTCCGACATCAGCGACTTCTTCCGCCAGATGGCCATACGGGAGACCATCACCCGTCCCGCTCGAGCCGTCTTCGACGACGATGTGCGGCTGTTCGAGGACAAGCTGAACCTCAAGCTGCCCGGCGGGTCGCCGTACCCGTGGCACCAGGACTGGCCGTGCTGCTGGCGTGCCCAGACCGACGAGCTGATCACCTGCTTCGTCTACCTGGACGACGCCGACCTCACGAACGGCTGCCTGCACGTGATCCCCGGCAGCCACCAGGGTCGGCCGATCCACCCGTTCAAGGGCAACGGCCACTTCGAGGTCGACCCGTCGACCGTGGACGCGTCGCTCGCCGTCCCAGTCCCGCTCGCGGCCGGCGACATGATCGTCTTCGACCCCTACCTGCTGCACTTCTCCGACCTGAACCGGGGGACCGTGCCACGGCGGGCCATCATCTACACCTACTACCCCGCCCGGCTCGGGTCGGTGAACCAGGACCGGTTCCCGAGTCTGACCGACCAAATCTCCTAG
- a CDS encoding ABC transporter substrate-binding protein produces the protein MKARIADYQKLHPGVKIKLVPQSTDTLIGAFTTAAQTKSGPDIATQWATIPVLSQAWAGAVAPVSDYVSASQRSQWIGTQENTDQGKLYAVPLYVIGVPLAYNKALFAKANITDPPRTFDDLLSDCRKLKAAGITPIGMGNKDGYFGAWFWSNFGKQNLDSTEELKQAVIGKADITDPKYTGLYEPMHQLKSNGCLNDDIASLTLDQGMAKFGAGQAAMAWGTDGIVNGWAQKLGADKVAITTTPKWGTGKLADVYNTTQSSSAFITSWSKNKKAAAQFLMFLHEPKNLKSWYEATGIFPADKQFQPSSIKDDLGKQMWDLDSSDGAVWLENYLPPSVDGDGNLAAGQVITSGGSVAEAVDTFRKATEKWRSQNPVEVKNYTAWAAQ, from the coding sequence ATGAAAGCGCGCATAGCCGACTACCAGAAGCTGCACCCAGGCGTGAAGATCAAGCTCGTGCCGCAGTCGACCGACACCCTGATCGGCGCGTTCACGACGGCCGCGCAGACCAAGAGCGGTCCGGACATCGCCACGCAGTGGGCCACCATCCCCGTGCTGTCACAGGCCTGGGCCGGCGCCGTCGCCCCCGTGTCTGACTACGTCTCCGCGAGCCAGCGCTCCCAGTGGATCGGCACGCAGGAGAACACCGACCAGGGCAAGCTGTACGCGGTGCCGCTGTACGTGATCGGTGTCCCGCTGGCCTACAACAAGGCGCTGTTCGCGAAGGCGAACATCACCGACCCGCCGCGGACCTTCGATGACCTGCTCAGCGACTGCCGCAAGCTCAAGGCAGCCGGCATCACCCCGATTGGCATGGGGAACAAGGACGGCTACTTCGGCGCCTGGTTCTGGTCCAATTTCGGCAAGCAGAACCTCGACTCGACTGAGGAGCTGAAGCAGGCGGTCATCGGCAAGGCCGACATCACCGATCCGAAGTACACCGGCCTGTACGAACCCATGCACCAGCTCAAGTCGAACGGCTGCCTCAACGACGACATCGCGTCGCTCACGCTCGACCAGGGGATGGCGAAGTTCGGCGCCGGCCAGGCCGCCATGGCATGGGGCACGGACGGGATCGTGAACGGCTGGGCGCAAAAGCTGGGTGCGGACAAGGTGGCCATCACCACGACCCCGAAGTGGGGGACCGGCAAGCTGGCCGACGTCTACAACACCACCCAGTCCTCCTCGGCATTCATCACGTCGTGGTCGAAGAACAAGAAGGCGGCCGCGCAGTTCCTGATGTTCCTCCACGAGCCCAAGAACCTGAAGAGCTGGTACGAAGCGACGGGGATCTTCCCGGCGGACAAGCAGTTCCAGCCCTCCAGCATCAAGGACGATCTCGGGAAGCAGATGTGGGACCTCGACTCCTCCGACGGCGCCGTCTGGCTGGAGAACTACCTGCCCCCGTCTGTCGACGGGGACGGCAACCTCGCGGCCGGACAGGTCATCACCAGCGGCGGGTCGGTCGCGGAGGCTGTGGACACCTTCCGCAAGGCAACGGAGAAGTGGCGGTCCCAGAACCCGGTCGAGGTGAAGAACTACACCGCTTGGGCCGCGCAATGA
- a CDS encoding ABC transporter substrate-binding protein, whose product MPGSSALAPLLAACSGDGASDGVAADGTVSITMWHGQADQGKETLDKLVAAFHAKNPKIKVNATSGGVLADSMLQKITTALAAGQYPDIAYIFGPDIASVARSPKVAHLGKYTKQANVKWDDFYPAARDAVTVDGEPRGFPALVDNLCVAYNKRVFKDAGMPAPEPGWTWDDFTATALRLTDPGKGIFGTGWPADGGEDCVWRIYPLIWDLGGDIVSEDGKKVAFDGDSGLKALETINQLAKDKSVYPDTKPGSETMYQIFNNNKMGMIPTGPWQLPNFIENKTEYGVVPLPTFNGDNVTIAGPDTWTVFDNGSARVEAAVKFLTFLTEGAQDVQWAGQAGSLPLRSSTAESAEWQQHVSKTVGLDAFSSALTYARTRPTIPTYPKISQPLGQAIVSMLLDKATPQDALDAAVSSANAALATS is encoded by the coding sequence TTGCCGGGCTCGTCGGCGCTGGCCCCCCTCCTCGCGGCGTGCAGCGGTGACGGCGCCTCCGACGGCGTGGCCGCCGACGGCACGGTGAGCATCACGATGTGGCACGGCCAGGCTGACCAGGGCAAGGAGACTCTCGACAAGCTGGTCGCCGCCTTCCACGCGAAGAACCCCAAGATCAAGGTGAACGCGACCAGCGGCGGCGTCCTCGCCGACAGCATGTTGCAGAAGATCACCACCGCGCTGGCCGCGGGCCAGTACCCCGACATCGCCTACATCTTCGGGCCGGACATCGCGAGCGTCGCGCGCAGCCCCAAGGTGGCGCACCTCGGCAAGTACACCAAGCAGGCCAACGTCAAGTGGGACGATTTCTACCCAGCTGCTCGTGACGCCGTCACAGTCGACGGGGAGCCGCGTGGCTTCCCGGCACTGGTCGACAACCTCTGCGTGGCCTACAACAAGAGGGTGTTCAAGGACGCCGGGATGCCGGCACCCGAGCCGGGATGGACCTGGGACGACTTCACGGCCACCGCCCTGCGGCTCACGGACCCCGGCAAGGGCATCTTCGGCACCGGGTGGCCCGCCGACGGCGGTGAGGACTGCGTCTGGCGCATCTACCCGCTCATCTGGGACCTGGGCGGTGACATCGTCTCCGAGGACGGCAAGAAGGTGGCCTTCGACGGCGACAGCGGCCTCAAGGCGTTGGAGACCATCAACCAGCTCGCGAAGGACAAGTCCGTGTACCCCGACACCAAGCCGGGCAGCGAGACGATGTACCAGATCTTCAACAACAACAAGATGGGCATGATCCCGACGGGTCCGTGGCAGCTGCCCAACTTCATCGAGAACAAGACAGAGTACGGCGTGGTGCCCCTGCCCACCTTCAACGGCGACAACGTCACCATTGCCGGGCCGGACACCTGGACGGTCTTCGACAATGGCTCCGCGCGAGTCGAGGCCGCGGTGAAGTTCCTGACGTTCCTGACCGAAGGAGCCCAGGACGTGCAGTGGGCAGGCCAGGCCGGGAGCCTCCCGCTGCGCAGCAGCACCGCGGAGTCGGCGGAGTGGCAGCAGCACGTGAGCAAGACCGTCGGACTTGACGCCTTCTCCAGCGCGCTCACCTACGCGCGGACCCGCCCCACGATCCCCACCTACCCGAAGATCTCACAGCCCCTGGGCCAGGCGATCGTGTCGATGCTGCTGGACAAGGCGACCCCGCAGGACGCGCTGGACGCGGCCGTGAGCTCGGCCAACGCCGCCCTCGCGACGAGCTGA
- a CDS encoding GntR family transcriptional regulator: MTDTTPHRGAERPLWERISDRLHVDIGQGDPVRGARLPSEAELSRRYEVSRVTLRMALAHLEQRGVVHPQAGRGWFVGRAQGRVNGQERLSEQRPVSEDPGVLQSFTEMAESRGLTAGAVVLHCLRRPAELDEAEDLGIAPGAPVLSLRRLRQLDGIAVAVDHSLVPAALLPDVDAEDFRDASLYTALRRHGVSPHRADYEVQAIAADAEGARLLGVEPGAPLLSARQVCHDDQGRRIERGHITYRGDRYRFRAVLQV, translated from the coding sequence ATGACCGACACCACGCCCCACCGCGGGGCGGAGCGACCACTGTGGGAACGGATCAGCGATCGGCTGCACGTCGACATCGGGCAGGGAGACCCGGTGCGTGGTGCTCGGCTGCCCAGCGAGGCGGAGTTGTCCCGCCGGTACGAGGTCAGCCGGGTCACCCTTCGCATGGCGCTCGCCCACCTCGAACAGCGCGGCGTCGTGCACCCGCAGGCCGGTCGTGGCTGGTTCGTGGGCCGGGCCCAGGGCCGGGTCAACGGCCAGGAGCGCCTCTCGGAGCAGCGTCCGGTCTCCGAGGACCCCGGGGTGCTGCAGTCGTTCACCGAGATGGCCGAGAGCCGAGGGCTTACCGCGGGCGCCGTCGTGCTGCATTGCCTGCGACGCCCGGCCGAGCTGGACGAGGCGGAGGACCTCGGCATCGCACCGGGAGCTCCGGTGCTGTCGCTGCGACGGCTCCGACAGCTCGACGGGATCGCCGTGGCCGTCGACCACAGCCTCGTGCCGGCCGCGCTCCTGCCCGACGTGGACGCCGAGGACTTCCGGGACGCCTCGCTCTACACCGCGTTGAGACGCCACGGGGTGAGTCCCCACCGCGCCGACTACGAGGTCCAAGCCATCGCGGCGGACGCCGAAGGTGCCCGTCTGCTCGGGGTGGAGCCGGGTGCTCCGTTGCTCTCCGCTCGTCAGGTGTGCCACGACGACCAGGGTCGTCGTATCGAGCGAGGCCACATCACCTACCGAGGTGATCGTTATCGGTTCCGGGCGGTGCTGCAGGTCTGA
- a CDS encoding D-tagatose-bisphosphate aldolase, class II, non-catalytic subunit produces MTHTQETRAGRNAAADPLRDLVRRHKSGAHIGITSVCSAHPMVLRAALEHARETRGIVLVEATSNQVDQTGGYTGMRPQDFRELVLGLAEEAGLPHDDLILGGDHLGPNRWRAMPADEAMRHADELVEAYVAAGFTKIHLDCSFACSGDPQPLTDELVATRSARLVQVAERSAGSQADRLTYVIGTEVPVPGGAHHALEGVPPTSPRAARETLQAHRDAFDAAGVAHVWPRVAALVVQPGVEFDHQQVFAYQPAAARELSLVLGDEPAMVFEAHSTDYQTRDALQSLVTDHWAILKVGPQLTFALREALFGLAAIEDELFAEEQRSHLTDVVEQRMLADPSQWEGYYTGTETEKRVLRRYSYSDRMRYYWPDPEIDAAQERLLANLSGVVIPLPLLSQHLPAQYERVRDGQIEASPEVLVLDHVKDVLRTYAAACSTGPTSEEISR; encoded by the coding sequence GTGACCCACACACAGGAGACCCGCGCCGGACGGAACGCAGCGGCAGACCCGCTGCGCGACCTCGTCCGCCGACACAAGAGCGGAGCACACATCGGCATCACCTCGGTGTGCAGCGCGCACCCGATGGTGCTCCGCGCCGCCCTGGAGCACGCGCGCGAGACCCGCGGGATCGTCCTCGTCGAAGCGACCTCGAACCAGGTCGACCAGACCGGTGGGTACACCGGTATGCGCCCGCAGGACTTCCGCGAGCTGGTCCTCGGCCTCGCCGAGGAGGCCGGTCTTCCCCACGACGACCTCATCCTCGGGGGCGACCACCTCGGACCCAACAGGTGGCGTGCCATGCCGGCGGACGAGGCGATGCGGCACGCCGACGAGCTGGTGGAGGCCTACGTAGCCGCCGGATTCACCAAGATCCACCTCGACTGCAGCTTCGCCTGCTCAGGGGACCCGCAGCCCCTGACCGACGAGCTCGTCGCGACCCGGAGCGCACGACTCGTCCAGGTGGCCGAGCGAAGCGCCGGGTCGCAGGCCGACCGGCTCACCTACGTGATTGGCACCGAGGTGCCGGTTCCGGGCGGCGCGCATCACGCTCTCGAGGGCGTCCCGCCGACCTCGCCTCGCGCCGCCCGTGAGACGTTGCAAGCCCACCGGGATGCCTTCGACGCCGCCGGCGTTGCACACGTGTGGCCGCGGGTGGCCGCGCTGGTGGTGCAGCCGGGCGTGGAGTTCGACCACCAGCAGGTGTTCGCCTACCAGCCCGCGGCGGCACGGGAGCTCAGCCTGGTGCTGGGCGACGAACCGGCGATGGTCTTCGAGGCCCACTCCACCGACTACCAGACACGGGACGCCCTGCAGTCGCTCGTGACGGACCACTGGGCGATCCTCAAGGTGGGACCGCAGCTGACGTTCGCGCTGCGGGAGGCGCTGTTCGGCCTGGCGGCGATAGAGGACGAGCTGTTCGCCGAGGAACAGCGGTCCCACCTCACGGACGTGGTGGAGCAGCGCATGCTTGCCGACCCTTCGCAGTGGGAGGGCTACTACACCGGGACGGAGACCGAGAAGCGTGTGCTGCGGCGCTACAGCTACAGCGACCGGATGCGCTACTACTGGCCAGACCCGGAGATCGACGCGGCGCAGGAGCGTCTGCTGGCCAACCTCTCTGGCGTCGTCATCCCGCTGCCTTTGTTGAGTCAGCACCTGCCGGCGCAGTACGAACGCGTGCGGGACGGTCAGATCGAGGCTTCGCCCGAGGTCTTGGTGCTCGACCACGTCAAGGACGTCCTTCGGACCTATGCCGCTGCCTGCTCGACCGGACCTACCTCTGAGGAGATATCTCGATGA
- a CDS encoding carbohydrate ABC transporter permease encodes MWPYLFVLPAVVAMGFGFVFPLVSVVRNSFYAGTFYQMQYVGLGNFRALADDNVFVHSLANNLRLLLTVPVMTVLALLVAVVLHDGVRGWRVHRSAVFLPYILPAAGIGLAFGALLQFNGALNQALRALHLDFLAQDWLGSPRLSIWSVGGVVVWQQLGFGVVVFLAALLSLPNEVVEAARVDGASWWQIQTQVQIPQLRSTIEFFVVTEAITVLSWVFTYVYVVTGGGPANSSSVMEFYIWRNGFAQGSVGLANAAAVVVLVLAAVLIGVYLRLRRAPEEKGGVL; translated from the coding sequence GTGTGGCCCTACCTGTTCGTCCTGCCTGCCGTCGTGGCGATGGGGTTCGGATTCGTCTTCCCGCTCGTCTCGGTCGTGCGGAACAGCTTCTACGCGGGCACCTTCTACCAGATGCAGTACGTGGGGCTAGGGAACTTCCGCGCTCTGGCGGACGACAACGTCTTCGTCCACTCGCTGGCGAACAACCTGCGCCTGCTGCTGACGGTGCCCGTCATGACGGTGTTGGCGCTGCTCGTGGCGGTCGTCCTGCACGACGGCGTGCGTGGCTGGCGGGTGCACCGCAGTGCCGTCTTCCTGCCCTACATCCTCCCTGCGGCGGGGATCGGCCTCGCCTTCGGCGCCCTCCTCCAGTTCAACGGCGCACTCAACCAGGCACTTCGTGCGCTCCATCTGGACTTCCTGGCGCAGGACTGGCTGGGCTCGCCCCGCCTCTCGATCTGGTCCGTCGGTGGCGTCGTGGTCTGGCAGCAGCTCGGTTTCGGGGTCGTGGTGTTCCTCGCAGCCCTTCTGTCGTTGCCGAACGAGGTTGTCGAGGCCGCCCGTGTCGACGGCGCCTCCTGGTGGCAAATCCAGACGCAAGTGCAGATCCCCCAGCTGCGGAGCACCATCGAGTTCTTCGTCGTCACCGAGGCGATCACCGTGCTGTCCTGGGTGTTCACCTACGTGTACGTCGTCACCGGCGGCGGGCCCGCCAACTCCTCCTCGGTCATGGAGTTCTACATCTGGCGCAACGGTTTCGCCCAGGGTTCGGTCGGTCTGGCGAACGCGGCAGCCGTGGTCGTGCTGGTGCTGGCCGCCGTGCTGATCGGCGTGTACCTGAGGCTGCGCCGAGCACCGGAGGAGAAGGGCGGAGTCCTGTGA